A section of the Corynebacterium tuberculostearicum genome encodes:
- a CDS encoding DUF3239 domain-containing protein, producing MKIFKFDVDESFAKANNELLRDSNRLRISGLVLGILLIIGGAAIWWGFSWGITIGLGMILFGIMVAIVGFAAARKVGTAQQLYDSYPLAPAVIAEVNERDMVLLALVNTNVDPSLPPRWAACLRTVTAIPGTQRTVGTKVPVAAVSGRADNNHWQQITPMPIAWGTPDAETVTIARKSIPQEEWQRLERARKRLSDVKATKFDLLVL from the coding sequence ATGAAAATCTTCAAGTTCGACGTAGACGAGTCCTTTGCCAAGGCCAATAACGAGCTCTTGCGCGATTCCAACCGCCTTCGCATCTCCGGCCTCGTGCTGGGCATCCTGCTCATCATCGGCGGCGCGGCCATCTGGTGGGGATTTTCCTGGGGCATTACCATCGGCCTCGGCATGATCCTTTTCGGAATCATGGTGGCTATCGTCGGCTTCGCCGCCGCACGTAAAGTTGGCACCGCCCAACAGCTCTATGACTCCTATCCCCTTGCTCCGGCTGTCATCGCTGAGGTCAACGAACGCGACATGGTCCTGCTCGCCCTAGTCAATACCAATGTGGATCCTTCCCTGCCTCCCCGCTGGGCCGCTTGCCTGCGCACCGTGACCGCTATTCCCGGCACTCAGCGCACCGTAGGCACCAAGGTTCCCGTCGCCGCTGTGTCCGGCCGCGCAGACAACAACCACTGGCAGCAAATCACCCCTATGCCCATCGCCTGGGGCACCCCTGACGCCGAAACCGTCACCATTGCCCGAAAGTCCATCCCCCAGGAGGAATGGCAGCGCCTCGAGCGCGCCCGCAAGCGCCTGTCCGACGTGAAGGCCACGAAGTTCGACCTTCTAGTTCTCTAG
- a CDS encoding DNA repair helicase XPB yields the protein MNGPLIVQSDKTVLLEVDHAQAAEARAALAPFAELERAPEHVHTYRITPLALWNARAAGHDAEQVVDVLENYSRFPVPQALLVDVAETMSRYGRVRLHAHPAHGLILESDEPPILEELTRGATGKLLGARIDEHSIAVPPSERGRLKQALLKAGWPAEDLAGYVDGESHPIALNHDGWQLRDYQQYATEAFWSGGSGVVVLPCGAGKTIVGAAAMAKAESTTLILVTNTVAGRQWRDELLRRTTLTENEIGEYSGEKKEIKPITIATYQVVTRKTKGEYRALELFDSRDWGLIIYDEVHLLPAPVFRMTSDLQSRRRLGLTATLVREDGREGDVFSLIGPKRYDAPWKELEMAGYIATAECIEVRVDMDAEERMLYATAQPRDRYRIAAQAAAKLRAVDKILARHPQQALIIGGYVDQLKELGEHLDAPVIDGSTSTAKRERLFQQFRDGTLPVLVVSKVANFSIDLPEAALAIQVSGTFGSRQEEAQRLGRLLRPKEEEALFYSLVTRDSLDADYAVHRQRFLAEQGYAYRLIDALDLEQ from the coding sequence ATGAATGGACCATTGATTGTGCAGTCGGATAAGACCGTCCTGCTCGAGGTAGATCACGCCCAGGCCGCCGAGGCCCGCGCCGCGCTCGCTCCTTTTGCGGAGCTGGAGCGCGCCCCCGAGCACGTGCACACCTACCGCATCACCCCGCTCGCGTTGTGGAATGCCCGCGCGGCCGGGCACGACGCCGAGCAGGTCGTCGACGTCCTAGAAAACTACTCCCGCTTCCCTGTCCCCCAAGCCCTGCTTGTCGACGTCGCCGAAACCATGTCCCGCTACGGCCGCGTCCGCCTCCACGCCCACCCAGCCCACGGCCTCATCCTCGAGTCCGATGAGCCGCCCATCCTGGAAGAACTTACCCGCGGAGCTACCGGAAAACTCCTCGGTGCGCGCATCGACGAGCATTCCATCGCCGTCCCGCCCTCCGAGCGCGGCCGCCTTAAACAAGCCCTCCTCAAGGCCGGCTGGCCGGCCGAGGATCTCGCCGGCTACGTCGATGGCGAGTCCCATCCCATCGCCCTCAATCACGACGGCTGGCAGCTGCGTGACTACCAGCAGTACGCCACCGAAGCCTTCTGGTCCGGCGGCTCCGGCGTCGTCGTGCTGCCGTGCGGCGCCGGCAAAACCATCGTCGGCGCGGCTGCGATGGCCAAGGCGGAATCCACCACGCTCATCCTGGTCACCAATACCGTCGCCGGCCGCCAATGGCGCGACGAGCTCCTGCGCCGCACCACCCTAACCGAAAACGAAATCGGCGAATACTCCGGCGAAAAGAAGGAAATCAAACCCATCACCATCGCCACCTACCAGGTGGTCACCCGCAAAACCAAGGGCGAATACCGCGCCCTCGAGCTCTTCGATTCCCGCGACTGGGGCCTCATTATCTACGACGAGGTCCATCTCCTTCCCGCCCCGGTGTTCCGCATGACGTCGGACCTTCAATCGCGGCGTCGGCTAGGACTTACCGCTACCCTCGTGCGCGAGGACGGCCGCGAGGGCGACGTCTTCTCCCTCATCGGCCCCAAGCGCTACGACGCCCCGTGGAAAGAACTCGAAATGGCCGGCTATATCGCCACCGCCGAATGCATCGAGGTCCGCGTGGATATGGACGCCGAGGAACGCATGCTGTATGCCACCGCCCAACCTCGCGACCGCTACCGCATCGCCGCCCAAGCCGCCGCCAAGCTCCGGGCAGTGGATAAGATCCTGGCGCGGCACCCACAGCAGGCGCTCATCATCGGCGGTTACGTTGACCAGCTCAAAGAGCTCGGCGAGCATCTCGACGCCCCCGTTATCGACGGCTCCACCTCCACCGCCAAGCGCGAGCGCCTCTTCCAACAATTCCGCGACGGCACACTTCCCGTTCTCGTGGTGTCCAAGGTGGCCAACTTCTCCATCGATCTTCCCGAGGCAGCCCTAGCCATCCAGGTCTCCGGCACCTTCGGCTCCCGCCAAGAAGAGGCTCAACGCCTCGGTCGGCTGCTGCGCCCCAAGGAAGAGGAAGCCCTCTTCTATTCGCTGGTCACCCGCGATAGCCTCGACGCGGACTACGCCGTGCACCGCCAGCGTTTCCTCGCCGAGCAGGGATATGCCTACCGGCTTATCGACGCACTAGACTTGGAACAATGA
- a CDS encoding helicase-associated domain-containing protein → MTQSSHLPHFRTWLASLEEEELATILRNRPDVLNPLPPSIAALATRLLLRTSIARALMNCTARQLAEIEDIARRGGELEEVEDLNPDITRQLKERGLAYGNILIPPEVIPALPTGWSLLDQVQVSSEDIAKLPDEERKVLDTLSRSNGLGTTRDAAIDADPARPIPRLIAKQLLQRVDATTVRLPRAVHLALNGKTTVPIPVEGITESPAPDSKADDAGTAAGLSAVRGMQRVIDALGARPIELLKDKTVGVRQLTNLSKTLTIDEGELRRLIELGMSARLLSRGEPKNFEGNFLAPTELAQTWLDASLAEKWQVLLEAWTASPWTKEGRTLAHTNDRLPGFRDKVLQVYLRGAKPTFEESLRFHFPLFATHTSDETIAELRAEAEWIGAIALERPTSVLIDAPEAAARLTPDTVNYFLIQADMTVLVPGPLDPETHQRLEAVADLESPGLASVYRISDASLRRGLDRGMTGEEIKAFFADHGEVPQTLEFHIGDVAKRHGTLRSGPALSYLRSEDPALLQIALKAAPLRLLTPTVAVSQLPVHDLLERLREHGLSPAAEDESGASLTVAPEPATLPTPTARRVTASPDITKAMRTLRDDATPSTPSLDIVHAAARTARPITIGYADKNGNEKKRTVTPLTVAGGQIDARAADGSTIRFPLHRITSVTLEP, encoded by the coding sequence ATGACTCAGTCTTCCCACCTCCCGCATTTCCGCACGTGGCTCGCCTCCCTTGAGGAAGAAGAGCTCGCCACCATCCTCCGCAACCGGCCGGATGTGCTCAATCCGCTACCCCCGAGCATCGCCGCGCTCGCCACCCGCCTGCTATTGCGCACGTCTATCGCGCGGGCGCTCATGAACTGCACTGCACGGCAGCTTGCAGAAATCGAAGACATCGCGCGCCGCGGCGGGGAACTCGAAGAGGTAGAAGACCTTAATCCGGATATCACCCGCCAGCTCAAGGAGCGCGGCCTGGCCTACGGCAACATCCTCATCCCGCCCGAGGTCATACCTGCCCTTCCCACGGGCTGGTCTCTCCTCGACCAGGTCCAGGTCAGCTCGGAGGACATCGCCAAGCTGCCGGACGAAGAACGGAAGGTCCTCGATACCCTGTCGCGTTCCAATGGTCTGGGCACCACGCGGGATGCGGCGATTGACGCGGATCCGGCCCGGCCGATTCCGCGGCTCATCGCCAAGCAGCTGCTCCAGCGCGTGGACGCCACTACCGTCCGCCTGCCGCGCGCCGTGCACCTTGCGCTCAACGGCAAAACCACCGTACCGATTCCGGTAGAGGGAATCACCGAATCCCCTGCCCCGGATTCCAAGGCCGATGATGCCGGTACCGCGGCCGGGCTTTCCGCCGTGCGTGGCATGCAGCGCGTCATTGACGCCCTAGGCGCGCGGCCGATAGAACTGCTCAAGGACAAGACCGTGGGCGTTCGCCAACTCACCAACCTGAGCAAAACCCTCACCATCGATGAAGGAGAGCTGCGTCGCCTCATTGAGCTCGGCATGAGCGCCCGCCTGCTCAGCCGCGGCGAGCCGAAAAACTTCGAGGGCAACTTCCTCGCGCCAACGGAACTGGCTCAAACCTGGCTCGATGCGAGCCTCGCCGAAAAGTGGCAGGTCCTGCTCGAGGCGTGGACTGCCTCCCCATGGACAAAGGAAGGCCGCACGCTAGCGCACACCAATGACCGGCTTCCTGGCTTCAGGGACAAAGTCCTGCAGGTCTACCTGCGCGGGGCGAAGCCCACCTTCGAAGAATCCTTGCGCTTCCATTTCCCGCTCTTTGCCACGCATACCTCGGACGAGACCATCGCCGAACTCCGCGCGGAAGCGGAATGGATCGGCGCCATTGCCCTTGAGCGCCCCACCAGCGTGCTTATCGACGCCCCCGAAGCCGCCGCCCGCCTCACCCCCGACACGGTCAACTACTTCCTCATCCAAGCGGATATGACGGTCCTGGTTCCCGGCCCGCTCGATCCGGAGACCCACCAGCGGCTCGAAGCAGTCGCCGACCTCGAGTCCCCCGGCCTGGCCAGCGTCTATCGCATCTCGGACGCTTCCCTGCGCCGCGGCCTGGATCGCGGCATGACCGGGGAGGAAATCAAGGCATTCTTCGCCGACCACGGGGAGGTGCCGCAGACGCTGGAGTTCCACATCGGGGACGTCGCCAAGCGCCATGGCACCCTGCGTTCCGGCCCGGCGCTGTCCTACCTGCGCAGCGAGGACCCGGCCCTCCTCCAGATCGCGCTCAAAGCCGCGCCCTTGCGCCTGCTCACGCCCACCGTCGCGGTGTCCCAATTACCCGTGCACGACCTGCTTGAGCGCCTGCGCGAGCACGGACTCTCCCCCGCGGCAGAGGACGAAAGCGGTGCCAGCCTCACCGTCGCGCCCGAACCGGCTACCCTGCCGACGCCCACCGCCCGCCGAGTCACCGCTTCCCCAGACATCACGAAGGCCATGCGCACCCTGCGCGACGACGCCACGCCTTCCACGCCCAGCCTCGACATAGTCCACGCCGCCGCGCGCACTGCCCGGCCAATCACCATCGGCTATGCGGACAAAAACGGCAACGAAAAGAAACGCACCGTCACCCCGCTGACCGTGGCGGGCGGGCAAATCGACGCTCGCGCGGCCGATGGCTCTACCATCCGGTTCCCCTTGCACCGAATCACCTCCGTTACGCTGGAGCCATGA
- a CDS encoding resuscitation-promoting factor Rpf1 domain-containing protein, with product MGRHSAKNRMAAKFTAGTVAFGAAAAIMAPTASAAPDSDWDRLAQCESGGNWHINTGNGYQGGLQFNPQTWQANGGGQFAATADQATREQQIVVAERVLASQGWGAWPACSASLGLNSAPTQRTAPSAAPKAPAQAPAPVKQAAAQKSDELAVDALYNTIKNAAASYGLALPVQFTELYKANRHDFNNFYSANRNVIDPIAQMIENITR from the coding sequence ATGGGACGCCACTCCGCTAAGAACCGTATGGCCGCTAAGTTCACCGCCGGCACCGTCGCCTTCGGCGCTGCCGCTGCCATCATGGCACCGACCGCTTCCGCTGCCCCAGATTCCGACTGGGATCGCCTGGCACAGTGCGAGTCCGGCGGCAACTGGCACATCAACACTGGCAACGGTTACCAGGGCGGACTGCAGTTCAACCCGCAGACCTGGCAGGCCAATGGTGGCGGCCAGTTCGCTGCTACCGCTGACCAGGCTACCCGCGAGCAGCAGATTGTCGTCGCTGAGCGCGTGCTTGCTTCCCAGGGCTGGGGCGCATGGCCGGCTTGCTCCGCTTCCCTCGGCCTGAACTCCGCTCCAACCCAGCGCACCGCTCCGTCCGCTGCCCCTAAGGCTCCGGCCCAGGCACCGGCTCCGGTCAAGCAGGCTGCCGCTCAGAAGTCCGACGAGCTGGCTGTTGATGCTCTGTACAACACCATCAAGAACGCCGCTGCCTCCTACGGCCTGGCACTTCCTGTACAGTTCACCGAGCTGTACAAGGCTAACCGCCACGACTTCAACAACTTCTACTCTGCCAACCGCAACGTCATCGACCCGATTGCGCAGATGATTGAGAACATCACCCGCTAA
- a CDS encoding cold-shock protein produces the protein MPIGKVKWYDAEKGFGFVSNPGDEDVYVGRNVLPKGVEELFPGQRIDFDFAAGRRGPQALRVKVLDKPRRRTPARKPEELGSMVSDVMTLLESQIQPVLNSGRYPERKTGRQVAEILRAIAKDLDS, from the coding sequence ATGCCTATTGGCAAAGTGAAGTGGTATGACGCCGAGAAAGGTTTCGGTTTCGTCAGCAACCCGGGCGATGAAGACGTGTATGTTGGCCGCAACGTGCTGCCCAAGGGAGTAGAGGAACTGTTCCCCGGCCAGCGCATCGACTTCGATTTCGCGGCCGGGCGCCGCGGTCCGCAGGCGCTGCGGGTCAAGGTATTGGATAAGCCGCGTCGCCGCACGCCGGCCCGCAAGCCGGAAGAGCTCGGCAGCATGGTCTCTGACGTGATGACCTTGCTGGAGTCGCAGATTCAGCCGGTGCTCAATTCCGGCCGCTACCCGGAGCGCAAGACTGGGCGCCAGGTAGCAGAAATCCTTCGCGCAATCGCGAAGGATTTGGATAGCTAA
- a CDS encoding DUF2771 domain-containing protein produces MATRKEARKKSLLQILALIVVVAVIVAAVVIFQNWWNQRPGPDPRDIEVTASVGDKSIDVAPYIACEPGSECPEGEVPNLTVGDNDTLKLDIPEEISDHEWKILSIYDDPAANDETAHGANETTEVSIPGSVDPIKASTGKRPRLKVVEISSMMIGTDDNGDETPLATVWSLTTMTDKEREASAEESTKASN; encoded by the coding sequence ATGGCAACCCGTAAGGAAGCAAGGAAAAAGTCGCTGCTGCAGATCTTGGCCCTCATCGTGGTCGTGGCGGTCATCGTCGCCGCCGTAGTGATCTTCCAAAACTGGTGGAACCAGCGCCCGGGTCCCGATCCCCGCGACATCGAGGTCACCGCCTCCGTGGGCGATAAGTCCATCGACGTCGCCCCGTACATTGCATGCGAGCCCGGCTCCGAGTGCCCGGAAGGCGAGGTCCCGAACCTCACCGTGGGGGACAATGACACCCTCAAGCTCGATATTCCCGAAGAAATCTCCGACCACGAGTGGAAGATTCTTTCCATCTACGATGACCCCGCCGCCAACGATGAAACCGCGCACGGCGCAAACGAGACCACCGAAGTTTCGATCCCCGGCTCGGTAGACCCCATCAAGGCCTCTACCGGCAAGCGCCCCCGCCTAAAGGTGGTGGAGATTTCCTCCATGATGATCGGCACCGATGACAACGGTGACGAAACCCCCTTGGCCACCGTGTGGTCGCTGACCACGATGACCGATAAAGAACGAGAAGCCTCCGCGGAGGAATCCACGAAGGCTTCTAATTAG
- a CDS encoding glutaminyl-peptide cyclotransferase, producing MSFLSRAACILLPCTLVACSSTPAEPEVEHLSVEVLGTASLPPNSFTQGLETDPDGNLLLGTGQWGESRLERFSPETGETLAETRLDNRYFGEGITQAGDSIWQLTWKSGQALKYDHDLRQVDTATYSGEGWGLCNTGEDLLMSDGSATLRHMDPETFAERSSTDVTLEGKPLEDINELECVGDAVYANVWMDDNIYRIDPSTGRVTAVIATDAIDKSRYTDPDDVLNGIAHITDDEFWLTGKRWEELFHVRVR from the coding sequence ATGTCGTTTCTTTCCCGCGCCGCCTGCATTCTCCTCCCCTGCACGCTCGTCGCCTGTTCCTCTACACCAGCAGAACCCGAAGTAGAGCACCTCTCCGTCGAGGTTCTCGGCACCGCTTCCCTGCCGCCCAATTCCTTTACGCAGGGCCTCGAAACCGATCCGGACGGCAACTTGCTTCTAGGCACCGGCCAATGGGGAGAATCCCGCCTGGAGCGCTTCTCCCCCGAAACCGGCGAAACCTTGGCCGAAACGCGCCTGGATAACCGCTACTTTGGCGAGGGCATCACCCAAGCCGGCGATTCCATTTGGCAGCTGACCTGGAAGTCCGGCCAAGCCCTGAAATACGACCACGACCTGCGCCAGGTAGATACCGCCACCTACTCGGGCGAGGGCTGGGGTCTGTGCAATACCGGCGAGGATCTCCTCATGTCCGATGGCTCCGCGACCCTGCGACACATGGACCCAGAGACCTTCGCAGAGCGCTCCTCTACCGACGTCACCCTAGAGGGAAAGCCCCTCGAAGATATCAATGAACTCGAGTGCGTGGGCGATGCCGTCTACGCCAATGTGTGGATGGATGACAACATCTACCGCATCGATCCCTCCACCGGCCGAGTAACCGCCGTCATCGCTACCGACGCGATTGATAAGTCCCGCTACACCGACCCCGATGATGTCCTCAACGGCATCGCACACATCACAGACGATGAGTTCTGGCTTACCGGCAAGCGGTGGGAAGAACTCTTCCACGTTCGAGTAAGGTAA
- a CDS encoding DUF3027 domain-containing protein yields MRGVSKRKANPLIDSRAVRIAREALDEVGEGGVGKHIGVAGMGRNVATHRFEAEMPGYPGWEWQAVLACAEGSRYVTVNEVALVPGGEALQPPEWVPYEDRVRPGDLGPGDLMPPAVDDSRLDGDKLSKSGLEDAKKRWRTEFGPNTDMAAKARLQCRTCAFYVQLLDNYGVCANEYSADGRVVHSRYGCGAHSQTRVREEKTPEVAFDDEKPIFQDFEIED; encoded by the coding sequence ATGAGGGGCGTGAGTAAGCGAAAAGCAAATCCGTTGATCGATTCCCGCGCCGTGCGCATCGCGCGCGAGGCGTTGGATGAGGTGGGGGAAGGGGGCGTCGGCAAGCATATCGGCGTCGCCGGGATGGGCCGAAACGTTGCTACCCACCGATTTGAAGCAGAAATGCCTGGCTACCCTGGCTGGGAATGGCAGGCGGTGCTCGCCTGCGCGGAAGGATCGCGCTACGTCACCGTCAATGAGGTGGCGCTGGTGCCGGGAGGGGAGGCCCTGCAGCCGCCGGAATGGGTGCCCTATGAGGACCGTGTGCGCCCCGGTGACCTTGGCCCCGGAGACCTGATGCCACCGGCCGTGGATGATTCCCGGCTAGACGGTGACAAACTTTCCAAGTCCGGCCTGGAAGATGCCAAGAAGCGCTGGCGCACCGAGTTTGGCCCGAATACGGATATGGCGGCCAAGGCGCGCCTGCAATGCCGCACCTGTGCGTTTTATGTGCAGCTGTTGGACAACTATGGCGTCTGCGCCAATGAGTACTCGGCGGACGGCCGGGTGGTGCACTCGCGCTATGGCTGCGGTGCACATTCGCAGACGCGCGTGCGGGAAGAAAAGACGCCGGAAGTGGCTTTCGATGATGAAAAGCCCATCTTCCAGGATTTTGAAATCGAGGATTAA
- a CDS encoding NCS2 family permease — MKATLDRYFHISERGSSIGTELRAGTVSFFAMAYIILLNPLILGTTEDAEGYALGVPQVAAATALVAGVMSILFGAIAKYPFAMAAGLGMNTFVGVSMVATSGLTWQESMGLVVIEGIIIVLLAISGFRTAVFDAIPQSMKAAMGVGIGMFIAMIGLVDGGFVTRVPDAAHTTVPVSLGINGSISTWPALVFVIGLIICSFMVIRNVPGGLFIAIVLTTVIAFIIQAFTGSEDWGMAAPVKPEALGGIPDLSIVGDVNLVGAFTKIGVVSTILLIFTLLLTNFFDAMGTMTGLGKQGKLVDADGNLPDMKKALVVEGFGAVAGGLGSASSNTVFADSSAGIADGARTGLANLMTGVLFLAAMFLTPLYEIVPIEAASPVLVIVGVMMAAQLTEIRWTKMEIAIPAFLTIVTMPFTYSIANGIGVGFISFALMSTFAGKAKDVHWIMWLLAGLFVIFFGMDPISNAIG; from the coding sequence TTGAAAGCCACTCTCGATCGCTACTTCCATATCTCTGAACGTGGTTCCTCCATTGGAACCGAGCTACGCGCGGGAACGGTCTCGTTCTTCGCCATGGCCTATATCATCCTCTTGAACCCGCTCATCCTCGGTACTACCGAGGACGCGGAGGGCTACGCGCTGGGCGTGCCACAGGTCGCCGCCGCCACCGCGCTGGTCGCCGGCGTCATGTCCATCCTCTTCGGCGCCATTGCCAAGTACCCCTTCGCCATGGCCGCAGGCTTAGGCATGAATACCTTCGTGGGCGTGAGCATGGTCGCCACCAGCGGGCTGACCTGGCAGGAATCCATGGGCCTGGTGGTCATCGAGGGCATCATCATCGTCCTGCTGGCCATCTCCGGTTTCCGCACCGCCGTCTTTGACGCCATCCCGCAGTCCATGAAGGCGGCGATGGGCGTGGGCATCGGCATGTTCATCGCCATGATTGGCCTCGTGGATGGTGGCTTTGTCACCCGCGTGCCGGACGCCGCGCACACCACCGTGCCGGTGAGCCTGGGTATTAATGGATCGATTTCCACTTGGCCGGCGCTGGTCTTTGTCATCGGCCTCATTATTTGTTCCTTTATGGTCATCCGGAACGTGCCGGGCGGGCTCTTCATCGCCATCGTGCTCACCACCGTCATCGCGTTTATTATCCAGGCGTTTACCGGCTCTGAGGACTGGGGCATGGCCGCGCCCGTGAAGCCGGAGGCGCTCGGCGGCATTCCGGATCTGTCCATCGTGGGCGATGTGAACCTGGTGGGCGCGTTTACGAAGATCGGCGTGGTCTCCACCATCCTGCTGATTTTTACCCTGTTGCTCACCAACTTCTTCGACGCGATGGGCACCATGACCGGCCTGGGCAAGCAAGGCAAGCTTGTCGACGCCGACGGCAACCTCCCCGATATGAAGAAGGCCCTCGTCGTTGAGGGCTTTGGTGCAGTGGCCGGCGGCCTGGGCTCTGCTTCTTCGAATACCGTCTTTGCGGATTCCTCCGCCGGTATTGCCGATGGCGCCCGCACGGGCCTAGCCAACCTCATGACCGGTGTGCTGTTCCTCGCCGCGATGTTCCTGACCCCGCTCTATGAGATCGTGCCCATCGAGGCCGCCTCTCCGGTACTCGTCATCGTGGGCGTGATGATGGCCGCGCAGCTGACCGAGATCCGCTGGACCAAGATGGAGATCGCCATCCCCGCCTTCCTGACCATCGTGACCATGCCGTTTACTTATTCCATTGCCAACGGCATCGGCGTGGGCTTCATCTCCTTCGCGCTCATGTCCACCTTCGCCGGCAAGGCCAAGGACGTGCACTGGATCATGTGGCTCTTGGCAGGCCTCTTCGTGATTTTCTTTGGCATGGATCCGATTTCCAATGCTATCGGCTAG
- a CDS encoding TrmH family RNA methyltransferase encodes MLITDPADPRLDDIRNLNKSDKSGEGLVIAEGPLVVSRLAESRFPMRCLVGFPKKVEAYISEYGEPECPIYEVSRETLAEVAGFDMHRGLVAAADRAPEPEVSEIVESAKTIAVLEGVGDHENIGAIFRHAAGMGVDAVLLGSGAADPLYRRSVRVSMGHVLRLPFAHLEGGFTTWQRSLQALADASFTLISLTPNPQAVHLAEAMHGLDKVAMLVGAEGPGLTEHAMKATDIRARIPMAPGTDSLNVATAAAISFYERQRSLSDLNV; translated from the coding sequence ATGCTGATTACTGACCCCGCAGACCCTCGCCTGGACGATATTCGGAACCTCAACAAATCCGATAAGTCCGGCGAGGGTCTCGTCATTGCAGAGGGCCCGCTGGTGGTCTCCCGGCTGGCCGAATCCCGGTTCCCCATGCGCTGCCTCGTGGGCTTTCCCAAGAAGGTGGAGGCCTATATTTCCGAGTATGGCGAACCCGAGTGCCCCATCTACGAGGTTTCTCGCGAGACCCTAGCGGAGGTGGCCGGCTTCGATATGCACCGCGGGCTGGTCGCCGCCGCGGACCGCGCCCCGGAGCCGGAGGTGAGCGAGATCGTGGAATCCGCCAAGACCATCGCCGTGCTCGAGGGCGTAGGCGATCATGAAAATATCGGTGCCATCTTCCGCCATGCCGCCGGCATGGGCGTGGATGCGGTGCTGCTGGGCTCCGGTGCGGCGGATCCGCTCTATCGTCGCTCGGTGCGCGTGTCCATGGGGCACGTGCTGCGCTTGCCCTTTGCCCATTTAGAGGGCGGGTTTACTACCTGGCAGCGTTCCTTGCAGGCGCTTGCCGACGCCTCCTTTACCCTCATTTCCTTAACCCCCAACCCCCAGGCGGTGCACTTGGCCGAGGCCATGCATGGCCTGGATAAGGTGGCGATGCTCGTAGGCGCGGAGGGCCCCGGCCTTACCGAACACGCAATGAAGGCCACCGATATACGCGCACGCATACCGATGGCCCCTGGCACCGATTCTCTTAATGTGGCGACCGCCGCCGCCATTTCCTTTTATGAGCGCCAGCGCTCCTTGAGCGACTTAAACGTCTGA
- a CDS encoding DUF6928 family protein: MDISHAVLTLWYISQPNAEEVLKTEPKADRGFGRKFLAQLDPTFPVTPIGQFPLNRSAQTDPNEYYIGGYPGITVVQTVCEGDSVLLSQLPETLLNAVPAQRVIALASNEKEGYAGFALWEGGELKRCLCATREHLYEDTGLPEPFEAPYWAGEKYEPLGGISLPFEPQGIMEAAQEYWLGIEVGHDGPDLDVVGYAVDGRPEPKIDPPKPKRSVGELAAQSANKLGLNDYDDYEDHSAEPESTGEEIISTAKHLGSLIGNWGAQTFKSLKERWRS; encoded by the coding sequence GTGGACATCTCTCACGCAGTACTAACTCTCTGGTACATCTCTCAACCCAATGCGGAAGAGGTGTTGAAGACCGAACCCAAGGCGGATCGCGGCTTTGGGCGGAAATTCCTCGCCCAGCTGGACCCGACCTTCCCGGTCACGCCCATTGGGCAATTCCCGCTCAACCGCTCCGCGCAAACGGACCCGAACGAGTACTACATCGGCGGCTACCCCGGCATCACCGTGGTGCAAACGGTCTGCGAGGGTGATTCTGTTCTCCTTTCCCAGCTGCCGGAAACGCTCCTGAATGCGGTGCCGGCCCAGCGCGTCATTGCGCTGGCGAGCAATGAGAAAGAAGGCTACGCCGGCTTCGCCCTGTGGGAGGGCGGCGAACTCAAGCGCTGCCTGTGCGCTACCCGCGAGCACCTCTACGAGGACACCGGCCTGCCCGAGCCCTTCGAGGCGCCCTACTGGGCGGGCGAAAAGTATGAGCCGCTGGGCGGAATCTCCCTGCCTTTCGAGCCGCAGGGCATCATGGAAGCGGCCCAGGAATACTGGCTTGGCATCGAGGTGGGGCACGATGGCCCGGACCTAGACGTCGTGGGCTACGCGGTCGACGGCCGCCCAGAGCCCAAGATCGACCCGCCGAAGCCCAAGCGATCCGTGGGTGAGCTAGCCGCACAGTCGGCCAATAAGCTGGGCCTGAACGACTATGACGACTACGAGGACCACAGCGCCGAACCGGAATCCACCGGCGAGGAAATCATCTCCACCGCCAAGCACTTGGGCTCGCTCATCGGCAATTGGGGCGCTCAGACGTTTAAGTCGCTCAAGGAGCGCTGGCGCTCATAA